One segment of Polyangia bacterium DNA contains the following:
- a CDS encoding DUF3160 domain-containing protein encodes MTHSKVAVASLVIISCTLAACSGGGGAAPGPGSTGGGGGSSVSIGDAGAPVTLALSAAQTAAIQSAQDQIAATKSLSAAALATERAVPFAAKLPYDPMAATNLSLLQASHVKLDDDELAMMAKNGFVISDRKKYPGFVYGYSAIYADDLPVYVSADSIMHAVHRSYDQILKTAESERLVPELGTLLDSMRARLAARTDGFSATAQMDADLYLAVAKALLTQTAPQVVAGGDGGQAAQLVNGANAAAGVSDVVLFGLPTHYDFSQFKPRGHYVGTPALEQYFRAMIWLGRTELPLIHVDENTGDARFVRRQLDLAVALRMLMDVPSLDRWKLIDSVLRAFVGEPDSMAPPQIDQLLADLQVSGLADLGALSDQTIAQQIVTGGYGKQAINSQVIMNGTNGTLPLSASWLFLGQRFVVDSYVFSNVTYDRVQHPPAPLRMLPNPLDAAYAALANDQAIALLGDDLTKHAYAPDLEAMRLLVGQYDDTFWHANLYNEWLGALRALSPTTEIGDATSGLPSIARSEAWGRRLLNTQLASWAELRRDTILYAKQSYSSGPACDFPDAYVDPYPTFFAALESFAQQGAALADTLVAGSTSAAAAGVKTYFQHLADVSAILREMAEHQRTGTPHTADDLAFINQIVKVQQVCGGAFAQGWYPGLFYNVNSTEFAPTIADVHTAPTDENGNPTGNVLHVATGYPRLMVVTVDTCTGPRAYAGVASAYHEKLTENFQRLNDEDWSAELMKGPADDVVWMKDLVVH; translated from the coding sequence ATGACACACTCCAAAGTCGCTGTCGCCAGCTTGGTGATCATTTCTTGCACGTTGGCTGCCTGTTCTGGTGGGGGCGGCGCAGCCCCGGGTCCTGGGTCAACCGGCGGGGGTGGCGGATCGTCCGTCAGCATTGGAGATGCGGGCGCGCCGGTCACGCTGGCGCTCAGCGCCGCTCAGACGGCCGCGATCCAGAGTGCGCAGGATCAGATTGCGGCGACCAAGAGCCTGAGCGCGGCGGCGCTGGCCACCGAACGCGCGGTGCCCTTCGCCGCCAAACTGCCGTACGACCCGATGGCGGCGACGAACCTGTCACTGCTGCAGGCCTCGCACGTGAAGCTCGATGACGACGAACTGGCCATGATGGCCAAGAACGGATTCGTGATATCGGACCGCAAAAAATATCCGGGGTTCGTGTACGGGTATTCGGCCATCTATGCTGACGACCTTCCGGTCTATGTGTCGGCTGATTCGATCATGCACGCCGTCCACCGGTCGTATGACCAGATCCTGAAGACGGCGGAGAGCGAGCGCTTGGTGCCTGAACTCGGCACACTGCTGGATTCAATGCGCGCCCGCCTGGCGGCCCGGACCGACGGGTTTTCAGCGACGGCGCAGATGGACGCGGATCTGTATCTGGCGGTGGCGAAGGCTCTGCTGACCCAGACTGCGCCGCAGGTTGTCGCCGGCGGTGACGGCGGGCAAGCGGCCCAGTTGGTCAACGGCGCCAATGCCGCCGCCGGCGTGAGCGACGTCGTGCTGTTCGGCTTGCCGACTCACTATGATTTCTCCCAATTCAAGCCGCGCGGCCACTATGTCGGAACGCCGGCCCTGGAGCAATACTTCCGCGCCATGATCTGGCTTGGCCGCACCGAATTGCCGTTGATTCACGTCGACGAGAACACCGGCGACGCGCGCTTTGTGCGCCGGCAGCTGGATCTGGCGGTGGCCCTGCGCATGCTGATGGACGTGCCTTCGCTGGACCGCTGGAAGTTGATCGACAGCGTTTTGCGCGCGTTCGTGGGCGAGCCCGACTCCATGGCCCCGCCGCAGATCGATCAGCTGCTCGCCGATCTCCAAGTCTCCGGCCTGGCCGATTTGGGCGCTCTTTCCGACCAGACCATCGCGCAGCAGATCGTGACCGGCGGCTATGGCAAGCAAGCCATCAACAGTCAGGTGATCATGAACGGCACCAACGGAACGCTGCCTCTGTCGGCCAGTTGGTTGTTCTTGGGGCAACGATTCGTCGTCGATTCGTACGTGTTCTCGAACGTCACCTACGATCGCGTGCAGCATCCACCGGCTCCTCTGCGCATGTTGCCGAATCCGCTGGATGCGGCGTACGCGGCGCTGGCCAACGATCAGGCGATCGCGCTGCTGGGCGATGACCTGACAAAACACGCCTATGCGCCCGATCTGGAGGCAATGCGCCTGCTGGTGGGCCAGTACGACGACACTTTCTGGCACGCCAACCTTTATAACGAATGGCTGGGCGCTTTGCGGGCGCTGTCGCCGACCACCGAGATCGGCGACGCCACCAGTGGGTTGCCGTCGATCGCGCGGAGCGAGGCGTGGGGTCGGCGACTGTTGAACACGCAGCTTGCCTCGTGGGCGGAATTGCGCCGCGACACCATTCTTTATGCCAAGCAGTCCTACTCGTCCGGCCCGGCTTGCGATTTCCCCGACGCCTACGTCGATCCCTATCCGACTTTCTTCGCCGCGCTGGAGAGCTTCGCGCAACAGGGTGCCGCTCTGGCGGACACGCTGGTGGCTGGATCGACGTCGGCCGCCGCCGCTGGCGTCAAGACGTACTTCCAGCACCTGGCGGACGTCAGCGCCATCCTGCGCGAGATGGCCGAGCACCAGCGCACCGGCACCCCCCACACGGCCGATGATCTGGCTTTCATCAACCAGATCGTCAAGGTGCAGCAGGTCTGCGGCGGTGCGTTCGCCCAGGGCTGGTACCCAGGTCTGTTCTACAACGTCAATTCGACCGAGTTCGCTCCGACCATCGCCGACGTACACACCGCGCCCACCGACGAGAATGGAAACCCCACGGGTAATGTCTTGCACGTGGCGACCGGATACCCGCGCCTGATGGTGGTCACCGTCGACACCTGCACGGGGCCCCGCGCCTATGCCGGTGTGGCGTCTGCGTATCACGAAAAGCTGACCGAAAACTTCCAGCGCTTGAACGACGAAGACTGGTCCGCCGAGCTGATGAAAGGCCCCGCCGACGACGTGGTTTGGATGAAGGACCTCGTCGTCCACTAG
- a CDS encoding AAA family ATPase — MRAIPSAPQHRCSLMAPPPEDRPAEVRLFAPFRLDIRDERLWKGPQELKIRRKPFTILKYLTAHPLVLVTQEELVEIVWGEIAVSQSLLRTHVGELRRLLGEGIIETVAGRGYRFVRSVEVEKPETSRQFKPGAAPAATFNLIGRRAEMDVLKQVFDAVLDQKRQVVFVTGEPGIGKTSLVDAFLQEIVAPLGAVAAAGTCVEQFGTGEAYLPVFGALGALCRGPDSGHIVELLARHAPTWLVQMPGLVADEKLRELHLRVQGATQARMLREFAEWFDILASERPAVLVIEDLQWSDRSTIDLVAMLGTRRETARALVIATCRPAELAKVEGLAKIITELSAREQALVLELESWSKDAVVEHLAQRFGNHRFPDQLASTVQEMTGGNPLFCRAVVDDLVSRRMVQQVGAWWHLAASVAEVANRRPETIRQLIGLQIDRLKLIEQRVIEAASLVGLQFTSGIVACALELPPDEVDSVCETLAKEWRLLRFVTSESLPDGTIQLCYAFVHALYRDAVLRRIPSATNRIWHRKIAEGLEATYGESSEAIAAELAIHFDEAHDAKKAIRYHCVAGERAMRRSGRADALAHFNRARALVAKLPVSDETDRIELAVLKYVGPAVMATHGFQDPLLQQTCARTAELARRLGNDRILLAALLGLQRCHFLRGELRNIELYESEVAKIVSRLGDPVLAAEATVLSASARLFRGQLAAARGPLLVASQVLDGARRDTDRLANAPVVGVSGGYVVVLAWLDGALDEAITLAREMGARAEALRDPFQQTVALTMTALVHMWRREPDRTFAAAQQALGLARDAGALVWQGRAMSLYHWAATTLDPRSAGEHFDALSTGLAGPLGAGPYGQTAFTPCLVEVAAQAGRPDRALQLLDDALAFVEVSDERAWSSELHRLRGQITAERDPAQAEREIRTGLEIARRQGAKSFVLRAALSLAKLDLGPEKHRAAMTELQSLFETFTEGLEAGDLVEARAVLEGGRISAQS; from the coding sequence TCGCTCCCTTTCGCCTGGACATCCGGGACGAGCGACTGTGGAAGGGGCCCCAGGAACTGAAGATCCGTCGCAAGCCGTTCACGATCCTCAAATACCTCACCGCTCATCCTTTGGTTCTGGTCACGCAAGAGGAGCTGGTGGAGATCGTGTGGGGGGAAATCGCGGTGAGCCAGAGTCTGCTCCGCACGCACGTGGGCGAGCTGCGCCGGCTGCTCGGCGAGGGGATCATCGAGACCGTCGCTGGCCGCGGCTATCGTTTTGTCAGGAGCGTCGAAGTCGAAAAGCCGGAAACCAGCCGCCAGTTCAAGCCGGGCGCGGCGCCTGCGGCCACGTTCAATCTGATCGGGCGTCGCGCAGAGATGGACGTCTTGAAGCAAGTCTTCGATGCGGTTCTCGATCAAAAACGGCAGGTCGTTTTTGTCACCGGCGAGCCGGGGATCGGGAAGACCTCACTGGTGGACGCTTTTCTCCAGGAGATCGTCGCTCCCCTCGGCGCCGTTGCTGCGGCCGGCACATGCGTCGAACAGTTTGGGACGGGCGAGGCTTATCTCCCTGTTTTTGGCGCTCTGGGGGCGCTGTGTCGGGGACCTGACAGTGGACACATCGTCGAGTTGCTGGCCCGACATGCGCCGACGTGGCTTGTGCAGATGCCCGGGCTGGTTGCCGACGAGAAGCTGCGCGAGCTGCACCTTCGGGTGCAAGGCGCGACCCAGGCGCGCATGCTGCGAGAATTTGCCGAGTGGTTCGACATTCTCGCCAGCGAAAGACCCGCGGTGTTGGTCATCGAGGACCTGCAGTGGTCCGATCGCTCGACGATCGATCTGGTGGCGATGCTGGGAACACGCCGCGAAACAGCGCGCGCTCTGGTCATCGCCACCTGCCGGCCGGCGGAGCTGGCGAAAGTGGAGGGTCTTGCAAAGATCATCACCGAGCTCAGCGCGCGCGAGCAAGCGCTGGTGCTGGAGCTGGAAAGCTGGTCGAAAGATGCTGTCGTCGAACACCTGGCGCAGCGCTTCGGGAACCATCGCTTCCCCGACCAGCTGGCCAGCACCGTCCAGGAAATGACCGGTGGAAACCCGCTCTTTTGTCGCGCGGTCGTCGACGATCTGGTGAGCCGTCGCATGGTTCAGCAGGTGGGAGCCTGGTGGCATCTGGCGGCGAGCGTCGCCGAGGTCGCGAACCGCCGGCCGGAGACCATTCGTCAGCTGATCGGCTTGCAGATCGATCGCCTGAAGCTGATCGAGCAGCGGGTGATCGAGGCCGCCAGCCTGGTGGGTTTGCAGTTTACGTCTGGAATCGTGGCCTGTGCGTTGGAGCTTCCGCCGGACGAGGTCGATTCGGTTTGCGAGACGCTGGCCAAGGAATGGCGTTTGTTGCGATTCGTGACGTCAGAAAGCTTGCCCGACGGAACGATCCAGTTGTGCTACGCCTTCGTCCACGCCCTCTATCGGGACGCGGTGCTGCGCCGCATTCCTTCCGCGACCAATCGGATCTGGCATCGAAAGATCGCCGAAGGCTTGGAGGCCACTTATGGCGAGAGCTCCGAGGCGATCGCGGCGGAGCTCGCCATTCACTTCGACGAGGCCCACGACGCGAAGAAGGCGATCCGGTACCACTGCGTGGCCGGCGAAAGGGCCATGCGGCGCTCTGGTCGTGCGGATGCCCTGGCCCATTTCAATCGTGCGCGCGCCCTGGTGGCGAAGCTGCCGGTCTCCGATGAAACGGACCGCATCGAGCTGGCGGTTCTGAAGTATGTGGGGCCGGCCGTCATGGCGACCCACGGCTTCCAAGACCCGCTTCTTCAGCAGACCTGCGCGCGAACCGCTGAACTGGCGCGAAGGCTGGGCAATGACCGGATCCTTCTGGCGGCGCTGCTGGGCCTGCAGCGCTGTCACTTTCTCCGGGGCGAGCTTCGCAACATCGAGCTCTATGAAAGCGAGGTGGCCAAGATCGTCTCGCGTCTCGGCGATCCGGTCCTTGCCGCGGAGGCGACCGTCCTCTCCGCGTCGGCGCGGCTTTTTCGGGGGCAGCTCGCCGCTGCGCGTGGCCCGCTCCTCGTTGCCTCCCAGGTGCTGGATGGCGCACGAAGGGACACCGATCGTCTGGCCAACGCTCCGGTGGTCGGGGTTTCGGGCGGCTACGTCGTGGTGCTCGCCTGGTTGGACGGTGCGCTCGACGAAGCGATCACCCTGGCGCGAGAGATGGGCGCCCGCGCCGAGGCGCTGCGCGATCCCTTTCAGCAGACCGTGGCGCTCACGATGACGGCGCTCGTCCATATGTGGCGCCGAGAGCCCGACAGAACCTTCGCGGCCGCGCAGCAGGCGCTCGGCCTGGCGCGCGACGCGGGCGCTCTGGTCTGGCAGGGTCGGGCAATGTCTCTCTATCACTGGGCGGCGACGACCCTCGATCCACGGTCCGCCGGGGAACACTTCGACGCTTTGTCGACGGGACTCGCCGGGCCGCTCGGCGCCGGCCCTTACGGGCAGACTGCCTTCACCCCTTGCCTGGTCGAGGTCGCCGCCCAAGCCGGGCGCCCGGATCGGGCGCTGCAGCTTCTTGATGACGCCCTGGCTTTCGTCGAGGTAAGCGACGAACGGGCGTGGTCCTCGGAGCTGCATCGTCTGCGCGGACAAATCACCGCGGAGCGGGATCCCGCCCAAGCCGAGCGTGAAATAAGGACAGGTCTTGAGATCGCTCGACGGCAAGGCGCGAAGTCCTTCGTGTTGCGGGCCGCCCTCAGCCTCGCCAAGCTCGACCTAGGTCCGGAAAAGCATCGGGCCGCCATGACAGAGCTTCAGAGTCTATTCGAAACGTTCACCGAAGGACTGGAAGCGGGTGACCTGGTCGAAGCGCGCGCAGTGCTGGAGGGCGGTCGAATCAGCGCACAGTCGTGA
- a CDS encoding lytic transglycosylase domain-containing protein codes for MQRWSRWTLLLLVPLCLINVSVAMFGRCSVFPLSPFYLRYKLSALAAYAWHRPHCVFVDDPPIEPLLAGAELRHRLPCGLLGAIVRVESGGKPHRISPAGAMGPMQLIPPTARALGVSDPFDPEQSLDGAARYLATQYATFHSLRLAAAAYNAGPGAIVGHAVPKNGQTEIYVERVLQALAIERRARCVVARAPVVEKTPPAFDPARPQRQNLHPHAHRHSQIGK; via the coding sequence TTGCAGCGCTGGTCGCGATGGACGCTGCTCCTGCTGGTGCCGCTCTGCTTGATCAACGTCTCCGTTGCGATGTTCGGACGGTGTTCGGTGTTCCCGCTGTCGCCGTTCTATCTGCGGTACAAGCTGTCGGCGCTGGCCGCCTATGCCTGGCACCGCCCGCACTGCGTGTTCGTCGACGACCCGCCGATAGAGCCGCTCTTGGCCGGCGCCGAGCTCCGTCACCGGCTGCCTTGCGGGCTGCTGGGCGCGATCGTCCGGGTCGAATCCGGTGGAAAGCCGCACCGGATCTCTCCAGCGGGAGCGATGGGACCGATGCAGCTGATCCCGCCGACGGCGCGCGCGCTGGGCGTGAGCGATCCCTTCGACCCGGAGCAGAGCCTGGACGGCGCCGCCCGCTATCTGGCCACGCAGTACGCCACTTTTCATAGCCTGCGCCTGGCGGCCGCCGCCTACAACGCCGGCCCGGGCGCGATCGTCGGACACGCCGTCCCGAAGAACGGCCAGACCGAGATTTATGTCGAGCGCGTGCTGCAAGCCCTGGCGATCGAGCGACGGGCCCGCTGCGTGGTTGCTCGCGCTCCGGTCGTGGAGAAGACCCCGCCCGCGTTTGATCCAGCGCGCCCGCAACGCCAGAATCTCCATCCGCACGCCCACCGCCACTCTCAAATTGGAAAGTGA